From the Bradyrhizobium ontarionense genome, the window CAGGAACGCGGAGCTGCAATCCATCAACGCGCTGGCGCGATGGCATAGGACTTGCTCAACTCGCACATCAATTCGTCGCTTGCGGAGACCTGGAATGCTTGAAGGAGCCGAAGTCCGGCTGGCCGTCGATATCGGCGGCACGTTCACCGATATCGTTCTCGACATCGGCGCGCAGCGTCGAACGCGCAAGCTGCTGACCACGCCGACGCAGCCGGAGCAGGCCGTGCTCGACGGCACGCGCCTCATCCTCGCCGATGCAAAGGCGCGAATCTCCGACATCGACGTCTTCATCCACGGCACCACGCTCGCGACCAACGCCATCATCGAGCGCCGCGGCGCCAAGACGGCGCTGATCGCCACTGACGGCTTCCGCGATGTTCTGGATATTGGAACTGAGAGCCGCTACGACCAGTACGATCTCTCGATCGACAAGCCGAAACCGCTGGTGCCGCGCAGCCTTCGCTTCACCGTGCCCGAGCGCGTCGATGCTCATGGACAAGTCAGACTGCCGCTCGACGAAGCGGCGGTGCGTGCGCTGGGGCCGCAGCTGTGCGCCCTGAACGTTGCCAGCATCGCCATCGCCTTCCTGCATGCCTACGCCAATCCGGAGCACGAGCGCCGCGCGGCGGAGATCCTGGGCGAGGAGATGCCGGGCGTGTCGATCACGCTGTCGTCGGCGGTCTGTCCCGAAATCCGGGAATATGAGCGGACCTCGACTGCGGTGGCCAACGCCTATGTGCAGCCGCTGATGGACAGCTATCTCGCGCGCATGGAGCAGGCGCTCAGGATCGAGCAGTTCCGCGGCGCGATCTATCTCGTGACATCAGGCGGCGGCGTCACCTCGATCGCGACGGCGCGGCGCTTCCCGGTGCGGCTGGTCGAATCCGGCCCGGCCGGCGGCGCAATCTTCGCCGGCCAGATCGCCGCACGGCTCGGCGAGCGCAAGGTGCTGTCGTTCGACATGGGCGGCACCACCGCCAAGATCTGCCTGATCGAGGATTTCGAGCCTGAGAGCTCGCGCGTGTTCGAGGTCGATCGCGCCGCGCGCTTCCTGAAAGGCTCCGGCTTGCCCGTGCGCATTCCCGTCATCGAGATGGTTGAGATCGGCGCCGGCGGCGGCTCGATCGCGCGGATCGATGCGATGAAGCGCGTCACCGTCGGCCCCGAGAGCGCCTCCTCCGAGCCGGGACCTGCCTGCTACGGCCGTGGCGGCCAGCGTCCCGCGGTGACGGATTCCGACGTCGCGCTCGGCATGATCGATCCCGACGCGTTCGCCGGCGGCACCATCAAGCTCGACCCCGAGCTGTCGAAACAGGCCCTGCTCCGCGACATCGGCGCGCCGCTCGGCCTGACCGCCGAAATGGCCGCCTATGCGGTGCATGAAGTGGTCTGTGAGAACATGGCGAGCGCGGCGCGCGTCCATGCCGTCGAGCGCGGCGCCGTGATCGGCCAGCACACGCTGATCGCATTCGGCGGCGCAGCGCCGCTGCATGCCGCGCGCGTCGCGGAAAAGATCGGCGTGTCGCGCGTGGTCGTTCCCTCCAATGCCGGGGTCGGCTCGGCGGTCGGCTTCCTTGCTGCGCCGATCTCCTATGAGCTGGTGCGCAGCCGCCATGCGCGGCTCGACGATTTCGACACGGCCCTCGTCTCCGGCCTGCTGCAGGAGATGGCCGACGAGGCGCGCGCGCTGGTCGAGCCGGGTGCGGCCGGCGCTGACGTTCGCGAGCGCCGTGCCGCTTTCATGCGCTATGTCGGCCAGGGGCACGAGATCGCGGTCGAACTGCCGAACCGTCCCCTGACCGCGGACGACCTCGCCGCGCTGCGATCGTCCTTCGAGGCCGGCTACGCCGCTTTGTTCGAGCGGCCGATTCCGGGGGCGGCGATCGAAGTGCTGAGCTGGTCGGTGCTCGCGACGACGGACCCGCTCCAGCCTCCCATCGTCACCGAGGTGACGCGCAAACCCGCGGGCAAAGCCGCCGGACATCGCAAGTTCTTCGACGGCCGCGCTGGGCGCATCCTCGAGATCCCACTCTATCGCCGCGAGGAGATGGCGCCTGGGGCCACCATCGCCGGCCCAGCTGTTATCGCCGAGGACGAGACCTCGACCTTCATCTCCAACAGCTTCGATGCGCATATCGACGGTGCCGGCAGCATCGTCATGGAACGGAAGGCGGCCTGAGATGAGCCAATCACAAGCAACGAGCCTGATCGATCTGCAGATCATGTGGCACCGGCTGATCGCCGTGGTCGAGGAACAGGCACAGGTATTGCTGCGCACCGCCTTCAGCCCGATCGTGCGCGAATGCGGCGACCTCTCCGCGGGCGTGTTCGATCTCAAAGGGCGCATGCTGGCGCAGGCGGTCACCGGCACGCCCGGCCATGTCAACTCGATGGCGGAATCGGTGAAGCACTTCATCGCGCGCTTCCCGATTGCCACCATGAAGCCGGGCGATGCCTACATCACCAACGATCCCTGGATGGGCACCGGCCATCTCAACGATTTCGTCGTCACCACGCCCTGCTTCAAGGACGGCCAGCCGGTAGCGCTGTTCTCCTGCACCAGCCATTTGATGGATATCGGCGGCATCGGCTTCGGCCCTGACGGCACCGACGTGTTCATGGAGGGCCTCTACATCCCGATGCTGAAGCTGATCGACCAGGGCGTCGTCAACGAGACGCTGATGGCGATGATCCGCGCCAACACGCGGCTGCCGGTCGACACCGAGGGCGACACCTATTCGCTCGCCGCCTGCAACGATGTCGGCTGCCAGCGCCTGGTCGAGATGATGACCGAGTTCGGCATCGCCTCGCTCGATGAGCTCGGCGACTACGTCTGCGACCGCTCGCGCGAGGCCGTGCTGGCCGAGATCGCCAAGCTGCCGAAGGGCACCTGGCGCAACGAGATGGTGGTCGACGGCTATGATGCACCGGTGACGCTGAAGGCCGCGCTGACGATCTCGGACGACGGCATCCACGTCCACTTCGACGGCACCTCGCCCGCCTCGAAGTTCGGCATCAACGTGCCGCTGTCCTACACCACCGCCTACACCGTGTTCGGGCTCGGCTGCGTGGTGGCCTCTGATATCCCCAACAATGCCGGCTCGCTGTCGCCGCTCACGGTCTCGGCGCCCTCGGGCGCGATCCTCAATGCGCCGAAGCCCGCCCCGGTCGCCTCGCGGCATGTCATCGGCCAGATGCTGCCCGACGTCGTGTTCGGCTGTCTCAGGCAGATCATCCCGGAGCGGGTGCCTGCAGAAGGCACCTCCTGCCTGTGGAATCTCAACGTCCGCGGCCAGACCCGTAGCGGTGCCGGCGGCAATTACGGGTTCTCCATGGCGGTCACGTCGAACGGCGGCACCGGCGCCCGTTTCGACAAGGACGGGCTGTCGGCGACCGCCTATCCCTCCGGCGTGCGCGGCACCCCGGTCGAGATCGCGGAGACACAGACGCCGCTGATCTTCTGGCGCAAGGAGCTGCGCCCCGACTCCGGCGGCGCCGGCCGCACCCGCGGCGGCCTCGGCCAGATCATCGAGGTCGGCAGCGGCGTCGACGCTCCCTTCGACATCCTCGCCGCCTTCGACCGCATCGATCACCCGCCGCGCGGCCGCGACGGCGGCCACAATGGCCAGGCCGGCTATGTCGGGTTGAAGTCGGGCCAGAAACTGCGCGGCAAGGGTTTTCAGACCGTGCCGCCGGACGACCGCCTGGTGGTGCTGACGCCAGGTGGGGCGGGCATCGGTGATCCCCGGGAGCGTGCGGCACAGCTGGTGCAAGGCGATGTCGAGGCGGGGCTGGTGTCGGCGGACAATGCCGCGGCGGTCTACGGTCAGGCGCGATGATGGACGATCGTGTGAGCCGGCTGCTCAGCCGTCGCCCAGCGCGGGGCACCCCTCTCGCGGCACGCGCGGTGCACCCTCTCCCCTTGTGGGAGAGGGTGGCGACGAGCGTCAGCTCGGCGCCGGGTGAGGGGTTCTCTCGGCAAATGCGCGCGCGGAGAGAGACCCCTCGCCCGGCTTCGCTACGCGAAGCCACCCTCTCCCACAAGGGGAGAGGGTGCACTGTCTTCGCTGAAACAGCAGTGACCATGTCAAACGCACATCACCGGAGAGACTGATGATTACACGACGCACATTCACCGCTGGCGCAGCCTCCCTGCTCGCCGCAACGCAGATTTCGACCCGCGCCCGCGCCGCCACGACCAACTGGGACATGTCGACGGTCTGGCCCGACGGCAACTTCCACACCCAGAACGCGATGGCGTTCGCCGAGGAAGTCAAGAAGCAGACCGGCGGCGCGGTCAACATCACCGTCAAGGCCGGCGGTCAGCTCGGCTTCAAGGGGCCCGAACATCTGCGCGCCGTGCGCGATGGCCTGGTGCCGCTGGCCGACGTGCTCAACATCCAGCAGGTCGGCGACGAGCCGTTCATGGGCGTCGAGAGCATCCCGTTCCTCGCCGGCTCGATGGACGAGCTCAAGGTGCTGCACAAATATGTGCGGCCCGAATATGAGAAGATCGCCGCGCGCAACAACCAGAAGATCCTCTACATCGTGCCGTGGCCGACGCAGTACCTGCATCTCAAGGCCAAGGTTGCTGATGTGGCCGGGCTGAAGAACATCAAGATCCGCGTGCCCGACAAGAACGCGGTCGACATGCTCAACGCGGTCGGCATGGCCGCCGTGATGATCCCCTGGGGCGAGACCATCCCGGCGCTCGCCTCCGGCGCGGTGGCGGGCGTATCCACCTCGGCGGTATCAGGCGTCGACGGCAAGTTCTGGGAGTTCCTCAAATACATCTACCCGACCAACCATGTGTGGTCGTCGCAGATGCTCAACGTGAACCTGGATTCGTGGAAGGCGCTGACGCCGGAGCAGCAGAAGACGGTTGCTGACGTCGCTGCGAAGATGGAGCCCACCTTCTGGACCAATTCGCTCAAGGCCGACGCCGACAGCCTCAGCCGGCTCAAGGACGGCGGCATGGAGGTGGTGCCGGTGTCCGAGGCGATGATGACGGAGATCCGCACCAAGACAGCCCCGTTGATGGACGCTTTCGTCAAGCGGGTGCCCGCGGCCGAACAGCCGGTGAAGGCCTATCTTGCCGAGATGAAACGTGGCTGAGGGTCTCCTGAACCTCTCACCCGCAACGCCGGCGAGCCTGAACGCGTCGGCGCCGGCGCCATTGCGGCTGCTGCTCGACGGCATCGACCGGCTCGGGCGCCTCGACGGCTGGATCGGCGGCGGCTGCCTGCTGACCCTGACGCTACTGATGCTCGCGGAGGTGACGACGCGGGCGCTGTCGAACGTGCTGCCGTTCTTCCCGCCGACCATCTCGATCGCCTGGGAATACTCGTCCTATCTGATGGCGGCCTCGTTCACCTTCGGCGCCGCCATGACGTTGCGGGTCGGCGGCCACATCCGCGTCGTGCTGCTCTTGAAGAACGTTCCCGCGCCGGTGCAGCGGGCCCTGGAGGTGCTGGCGGCGGCCACCGGCTTCGCCTTCATGGCCTTCCTGACCTGGTCGATGACGAAGTTCGCCTTCGGCGCGTTCATGCGCGGCCAGGTCTCGACCTCGAGCGACACGCCGCTGTGGTTTCCGCAAGCCGTCGTCACCTTCGGCATGCTGCTGCTCACCTTGCAGTTCCTGGCCCGCGCGATTCAGGCGGCGCTGGGACTGCCCCTGGAGGACCACCGCATGAAGGCCTCGCCGGTCGAATGAGGGGGCGCGGACGACTCAAAACAATCGTGTGGCCGCTGCAGGCGACTGCCAGCATCGGCAGCTGTCACTGGTGCGCCGGCAGGCGAGCCAGCGGACCGAATGCTCACTGGGACGCCCGCCCTCTCCACGCGTCGTTCCGGGGCGCGCGGAGCTTGAGGCCGACGCATGTCGGCCTCAAGTCGGAGCGCGAGCCCGGAACCCATAGCCACAGGATACGGTGCGAGGCACGCTCGCGGATACCAGGTCAACTCACAACGTCTGCCTGTGGTTATGGATTCCGGGCTCATTCGCGCTGCTCCGAAATGGCTTCGCCATTTCGCGCGCAAATGCCCCGGAATGACGGAGTGGGCGGACCAAGCCTGCCCTCCGCCCATCCCTTCCCGACCGCCCCACTCACCGCGGACTCCACCTCCCCATGACCATCGAAGTCATCGCCCTGTTCGCCATCCTGTTCGCGCTGCTGGCCGGCGGCCTGTGGATCGGGCTCACGCTCGCCTTCACCGCGACCCTGCTGCTGGCGATGTTCCGCTCGATCCCGCTCGACAAGCTGCTTCCGCAATATGCCTGGAACATCCTGACCACCCAGGAGCTGCTGGCGCTGCCGCTGTTCATCCTGATGGGCGAGCTGCTGTTCCGCACCCGGCTGTCGCGCTCGCTGTTCCAGGGCCTGGCGCCATGGGCCGGCCTGCTGCCGGGCCGTCTGCTCCACGTCAACGTCATCGGCTGCACCATCTTCGCCGCGATCTCCGGCTCATCCGCCGCGACCACGCAGGTGATCGGCCGGATGTCGCTGAACGAGCTGCTGCGCCGCGGCTATTCGCGCGACATCGCGATCGGCTCGCTCGCCGGCGCCGGCACGCTCGGCTTCCTGATCCCGCCGTCGAACATCATGATCATCTATGGCGTGCTCGGCGACGTTTCTATTCTAAAGCTCTTCACTGCCGGCGTGCTGCCGGGGCTGCTGCTGGCCGGCACCTTCATGGGCTGGGTGATGCTGCACACGACCCTGAAGCCCGCGATGGTGCCAAAGGCGGAAGCGCAGCTGTCGCAGGTGCCGTGGGCGGAGCGCTTCGCCGCGCTGAAGGATCTGGCCCCGGCCCTGTTCCTGATCGCCTGCGTGCTCGGCTCGATGTATGGCGGCCTCGCCACGCCGTCCGAGGCGGCGGCCGTCGGCGTGCTCGGCGCGGCGCTGGTGGCCTATTTTCAGGGATCGATGTCGCTGCAGGTGGTGCGCGACGTGATGATCGGCTCGGTGATCACCTGCTCGATGATCGCGCTGATCGTGCTCGGCGCGTCGATCCTCGGCAATGCCGCAGCGTTCCTCGGCATTCCCCAGGCGGTCGCCGCCTTCGTGAAGGGGCTCGGCCTGTCGCCGTTCATGCTGATCGCCGTGCTGATCGTGTTCTACCTGATCCTCGGCTGTTTCCTCGACGGCTTCTCGATGATCGTGATGACGCTCCCGATCGTGCTGCCGATCGTGAAGGCGGCGGGTTTCGACGAGGTCTGGTTCGGGATCTTCCTGGTGCTGGCCGTCGAGATGGCCCAGATCACCCCGCCGGTCGGCTTCAACCTGTTCGTGATCCAGGGCCTGACGGAGGACGGCCTGGGCTACATCGCCCGCGTGACCGCCCCCTACCTCATCATCATGGTCGCGTTCGTGCTGCTGCTCACGCTGTTCCCGGGCATCGTGACGATCCTGCCCCGGCTGCTCTACGGATAAGCAGCCGTGTCAGGCCGCCCGCATGTTGTCGAGGAACTTCTCGACCTCGGCCTTGAGCCGCAGGCTTTCGCCGGACAGCGCCTGGGCCGAGGCGAACATCCGGTTGGAGCTTTCGCCGGTCTCGCCGGCCCCGCGCGCCGCGCTGCGGATGTTGTTGACGACGTCGGCGGTGCCGGTCGCGGCCGAGCGGACGCTATGGGTGATGTTCTGGGTCGCCGCGCGCTGCTGCTCGACGGCGGCCGAGATCGACGCGGCAATGCCGTTGATGCGCTCGATGGTGGAGCCGATCGCCTTGATGGCGTCGACCGATTCCTGGGTCACGGTCTGCATGTTGGCGATCTGGCTGGAGATCTCCTCGGTCGCCTTGGCGGTCTGCCCGGCCAGCGTCTTGACCTCCTGGGCGACCACCGCAAAGCCGCGGCCGGCATCGCCGGCACGGGCGGCCTCGATCGTGGCGTTCAGGGCCAAGAGGTTGGTCTGCTCGGCGATCGAGGTGATCAGCTTGACGACGTCGCCGATGCGGTTGCCGGCGTCGGAGAGTTCCTTGATGCGCTGGTCGGTCGCCGTGGCCTGCTTGACCGCCTCGGCGGCGATGGCGTTGGATTCCTGCACGCGGCGGATGATCTCCGCGATCGAGCCGGACAACTCGTCGGACGCCGCAGCCGCCGTACGAACATGCTCGGAGGCGGTTTCCGAGGCGCCCGCCGACTGCCCGGACAGGTCGGCCGTGGTGCGCGCCGTCTGGGTGAGCTGACGCGCCTCGCGCTCGAATTCGCTCGACGAGCTCAGCACGTTCTCGATGATGCCGCCGATGCTGGCCTGGAACGAATCGACGAAACGCTGCAACTCGGCCTTGCGCTCCTCCACGGCCGCCGTCGCGGAGGCGGTCTGCTGTTCGCGCATCCGACGCCGCTCGCTCGCGGCGCTGCGGAACACAACCAGGCTGCGGGCAATCTCACCGATCTCGTCGCCACGATCGTCGGACTTGATCTGGACGTCCTCGCGGCCCTCGGCGATCGCGGTCAGCGCCTGCGTCACGGACGTCAAAGGCTTGGTGACGCGCCGGACGACCAGCATGGTGAGGCCGAGCACGAGCAGCGCGGCAATTGCGGCTGCAACGATCATGGTCTGCATCGCCTGCGACAGCATGGCGTCGAGCTCGGCCATGGGAACGCCGACATAGAGGATGCCGATCACCTTGCCCGCAGCATCGGTGACCGGGAAATACGCCGTCATGAACGGCTTGCCGAACAGCGTCGCCGGTCCCTTATAGGCCTCGCCGCGACGCAGCAGCGCCTGCGCCGGATGATCGGCGGCGAGCTGAGTGCCCACCGCGCGGTCGCCATTCTCCTTTTTCACATTGGTCGAGCGGCGCACGAACTGACCGTTGCCGTCGACGACGAACAGCGTGGCGCTGCCGCCGACATAGGACACCGCGCGGTCGACGATCGCGTGATCCTTGATCTCGGGGATCGCGGGAATCTCGATGCGCGTAACGACGCCGTTCTGCACGCTGACTTTCGCGTCCTTGAAGGTTTCGGTGAACGTCAGCGCAAAGGTGCGCAGGTTGCCTTCGATGTCGCGTTTGGCGCGATCGGCGAAATCCGACGTGAGCGACCAATACGCCGCACCGACGACGAGCGCCGTATTCAGCGCGATGACAACGGCGGCACAGATCAGCGCCTTGGTGCCGAGCTTCAATTTGACGGACAACGACATAAACCTTCCAGGAAGTGCAACTGGTTCTCAAAGTGCCCGTACTTCGTTTCGAACGAGTTATTTTCCGGGGAGTAGAATACCGGAAGTCATTTCGGAAGCGGCAATAAGATACCTGCTAATGTCATCGCCCCCTATCATCGTATGGTTTCGCGAGAGCTTGCGACTATCTGACCACCCCGCGTTGTATGCAGCAGCAGCGTCGGTAGCCCCCGTCGTTTGTAGTTACGTCTACGATCAGGAGAGCCCCGAGTTGCGGCGCCTCGGCGGTGCAACGCGCTGGTGGCTGGCGCAATCGCTGCGTGCACTCGGTGCCGATCTGCAGGCGCTCGGCGCCGACCTCGTCGTCCGCCGCGGGCCCGCAGCAAAAGTGCTCGGCCAGCTGGCGCGCGAGACGAAGGCCCGTGCGGTGTTCTGGAACGATGTCGCGCAGAGCGGACCACGCGCCGTGGCGGCGAACGTCGAATCGGCGCTCGGCGAGATTGACGTTGCATCACGCGTGTTTCCCGACGACCTGCTGATCGATCCAAGCAAGCTGCGCGGCAAGGATGGACGCGGCCCGCGCGTGTTCACGCCGTTCTGGAAGCGCGTGCTCGCCTTGGGCGATCCGCCGAAGCCACTGCCGCGGCCGGCAAGGCTGTCTTCCGTGTCGGTGGTCGCAAGCCTTGCCATCGATGAGCTTGCGCTGGAGCCCACCAGGCCGGACTGGGCCGGCGGCCTGCGCGCGACCTGGCAAGTCGGCGAGCGCGCAGCCCAGGGGCGCCTGGCCAGGTTCCTCGATGCCCCCGTGCGGACCTACGCCGCCAACCGCGACCGGCCCGACGTCGAGTCGACCTCCCGCCTGTCGGCGCATCTGCGATTCGGCGAAATCAGCCCGCGTCAGGTCTGGCACGCGGCGCGCTTCGCCGCAGCCGAGCGTCCCGCCTTCGCGCCCGGCATCGACAAGTTCCTGAGCGAGCTCGGCTGGCGCGAGTTCAGCCGCCACCTGCTCTACGACAATCCGGACCTCGCCACGCGCAACCTGCAGCCCTCCTTCAACGCGTTTCCGTGGACGCAGGATGGTGCGGCGCTGGCGGCGTGGCAGCGCGGACGGACCGGCTATCCGATCGTCGACGCCGGTATGCGCGAGCTCTGGCACACCGGCAGCATGCACAACCGCGTCCGCATGGTGGCTGCGTCGGTGCTGGTGAAGCATCTGCTGATCGACTGGCGGCTGGGCGAGCAGTGGTTCTGGGACACGCTGGTCGACGCCGATCCCGGCAGCAACCCGGCCAGCTGGCAATGGGTCGCAGGTTCTGGCGCCGATGCCGCACCCTACTTCCGTGTCTTCAATCCTATGCTGCAGGGCGAGAAGTTCGATTCCCAGGGGAGCTATGTACGGCGCTGGGTTCCCGAACTGGCGCGCCTGCCGGCCGCTCTGATCCATCAACCCTGGGCCGCCAAGCCGCTCGAACTCGCCGAGGCCGGCATCGCGCTCGGCCGGTCCTACCCGGCGCCGATCGTCGATCACAAGCAGGGCCGCGAGCGCGCGCTTGCCGCTTATGCGACGCTGCGCACAAGTGATTAGTTGGGCTCGCTTTGACAGCAGAGAGAATCCAGCTATCGTCGCAAGGTTTCCAACAGATCGGGGGACCGATATGGACGACACCACACTCACCGACCCGACCATCGCAGCACCGAGCACGCCGCCCGAGGCCGCGAAGGATCCCGTGACCACCCCGGCGCCCAAGGCCAAGCGGGCGCCGAAGAAGACCTCCAAGAAGGCCGCACCCAAGCGGGCCGCTGCCAAGGCCAAGAAGGTTGCGACCAAGAAGTCGGCCAAGAAGACCGTGAAGAAGGCGGCAAAGAAGGCTGCGAAAAAGACCGCCAAGAAAGCAGCCAAGAAGGCCACGAAGAAAGCAGCCAAGAAGACGAAGAAGGCCAAGCGCTGAGCTGCCTGGTCTGGCTGAAGGCAAGCAATCGCCTTCACCGATCGTCTCGGCGAAGCAATCCAGTGCCCGGTCACGGGGACAATCTGGCGCTGGATTGTTTCGTTCGTCGTTGTTCGGCCGACTGCGGATAGCAGCTGTTTTCGGACAGCTCGCTGGAACATGACGTTGACTGGGCCTTTGGCTCCTCGCCGCATTGCGGGAGAGGCGAGGCCGAGATGCTGCGAGATACTGATGGAGTCAGGGCCGATCGGGCGATTGTGGCGGCATCACACCCGGGGGCCGCACGGTCCAATCTGTGGCGGGCAAAGGCGCGACCGTCACCAGGCGTCAGGACAGGGATCGACGATCTTCCAGAGCTCGACGCCGTTCTTGATCCGCTTCATCTCGGTGGTGAGACCACCGTTGCGCCGGATCCAGTCCTTCACCGTGTCGGGATAATAGGACATCAGCTCGGATGTCCCCTCGATGCTCGTGACCTTGATGCCGAAGGTGAAGGCCTTGTCGTAGTAGGCCTGGTGGAAGCCGAGACTTGCCTTCGGCGTGACGCAAACCTTGTTGAGCGGCACGATGCCGAACACGAGCGTACAGGCGGAGTTGCAGATGCCGTCGATAATGACCCGCTGACGCGTGTCCCGGATGTGCTTGTACTTTGCCTTGTACTCTTCGATGTAGCCGCCGTGATCGCGCGTGATGTGCAGGTCCGCGCGCGCCGGTGCGGCGGCGACCAGCGCGAGCACGACGAATGGAAGCAGGCGGTTCATGGATGGACGAAAACCCGGTCTCGTCTCGGCGAAGTCGCGGCAGGGACAAGGACCGTGCGCGCGACGCAATTGCCGGACCCTGTCATGAATTCGTTAAGCATGCGGAAAAGGACAAAAATTTGGCGAGCCGGTCACCTTTCCCGCACCCTTTCCGGCCCTTTCGAGTTAGATTGCCGGCCAAATGTCCGGCCTTAGGGCGATTTCCGGAGAAAACACATGAGCAAGCTTGCAATGGTCGCTGCCGCCTTGATCGTGGCTGCGGCAGCCCTGGTTCCGACCTCGTCGGAGGCCCGCGGCCATCATCGGCACCACCGCCACCACGCCTTCAACGGGCTACCCTACGCGATCAGCTACCTGCACAATTATGGCCCCGGGCCGGCGCCCGGCACTTTCGCGTTCTATGACGGCCCCTCGACCAACCACTGCTACCAGAGCTCCGCGGCCTATATCGGCCAGGATCGCCACCGGCATCCCTGCTTCTGACGACGCGGCACGGACGGCGCCGTTAAAGCGGCATGAGTGTTCGCTGCATGTCACGTCCGACCGCCCTGAAGGCTGGCCTTGCTCGGCCAAGTCTGATATCCGGAGTTTCGCGGGGTGGTCCCGCAGCGCGCGCTCGTAGCTCAGCTGGATAGAGCATCGGATTTCGATTCCGAGGGTCGGGAGTTCGAATCTCTCCGAGCGCGCCAGGCCCGTCTTCGCCCCCCTTCACCCGCCATCGCCGATCATCACCGAAGCGCACGATAACACCTTGTGAGATCGTGGTTTTTCGCGCCTTCGGTGACTGCAGCGTACCATCGGCGATCGTCGGCAAGCTCCGCCAGACCGTCCCTTTGGCCATCCCTCGACCTGAGTTAGAATCACCCTCACCTGAAACGCTGCATTTTTCAGCGAGGGACAGGAGTTCGAATCTCCCGTGCAGCTTCTAACTCAAAAGCCCGAGATCACCGCCAAGAACTATCTCTCCGTCGGGCCCGGCGAATACCCGTGCGGCAACAACCTCTACCTGATCGTCACCCCAAGTGGCGGCCGCCGCTGGGCGTTCCGATACCAGCGCAACGGCATCATCAAGAAGATGGGCTTCGGTTCGGCCAAGGAAAGCGGCCTGAAGCTCTCCGAGGCCAGGGATAAGGCGATTGACGCTCTGCGGCTGCTGGCGAAGGGGACCGATCCGCGAGAGCACCGTGACGTAGAGAAACGCCGCACCCAGGGATCGCGCCAGTTCGGCGAATTCGCCGAGGAATGGCGGCGAACCTACGAGACCGGCATGAGGCACAAGGCCGCAAGAGCAAAGCTGAAGCGCATCGTGCAGGTCATCTGCCATCCGCTCCGCAAGCACTGGGTCCACGAGATCGAAACCGCACATGTCGTCAATGTGCTCATGCCGATCTGGCCCCAGCCTGAGACCTCCCGCTCCGCTCGCCAGATCATCAAAAAGATTCTTGACGCAGCGATCGCTCAAAACCTGCGACCGAAAGATAACCCGGCTGATTGGGCCAGCCGACTGCAACCGATCATGCCCAGGCAACGGCGGCGTGGCACGATACGGGGCGGCCACAAGGCGATGGACTACCAAGACCTACCGGCGTTCATGCACAAGCTCAGCGCCATCTCGACGCAAAGCGCGCGGGCGCTCGAGGTCATTATTCTGACCTTGGGACGAACCGCCGAAGTGCAGAACATGCGCTGGGCGCAAGTCGATCTCGATAACGGAATCTGGGATCTTGGCTTTCTCGGCACCAAAAACGAGCGGTTGAAGCGCACGCCGTTGCCCCGGCAGACCCTGACCTATTTGCGCGAGGCTTACGACAGCTGCGTGAGTGACGAATTCGTGTTTCCCGGTCGCAGTCTAAAGACACCGATGAGCAACATGACCATGCTCAAGTATCTCAAGGAGCTCACCGGAGACGAATCCCTGACTGTGCACGGCTTCCGCACGACGTTTCGAACCTGGGCGCAGGAGCAAACCCACTTCGAGGAAGAAATCGTCGAGCATTGCCTGC encodes:
- a CDS encoding hydantoinase B/oxoprolinase family protein, producing the protein MSQSQATSLIDLQIMWHRLIAVVEEQAQVLLRTAFSPIVRECGDLSAGVFDLKGRMLAQAVTGTPGHVNSMAESVKHFIARFPIATMKPGDAYITNDPWMGTGHLNDFVVTTPCFKDGQPVALFSCTSHLMDIGGIGFGPDGTDVFMEGLYIPMLKLIDQGVVNETLMAMIRANTRLPVDTEGDTYSLAACNDVGCQRLVEMMTEFGIASLDELGDYVCDRSREAVLAEIAKLPKGTWRNEMVVDGYDAPVTLKAALTISDDGIHVHFDGTSPASKFGINVPLSYTTAYTVFGLGCVVASDIPNNAGSLSPLTVSAPSGAILNAPKPAPVASRHVIGQMLPDVVFGCLRQIIPERVPAEGTSCLWNLNVRGQTRSGAGGNYGFSMAVTSNGGTGARFDKDGLSATAYPSGVRGTPVEIAETQTPLIFWRKELRPDSGGAGRTRGGLGQIIEVGSGVDAPFDILAAFDRIDHPPRGRDGGHNGQAGYVGLKSGQKLRGKGFQTVPPDDRLVVLTPGGAGIGDPRERAAQLVQGDVEAGLVSADNAAAVYGQAR
- a CDS encoding TRAP transporter small permease subunit, with amino-acid sequence MAEGLLNLSPATPASLNASAPAPLRLLLDGIDRLGRLDGWIGGGCLLTLTLLMLAEVTTRALSNVLPFFPPTISIAWEYSSYLMAASFTFGAAMTLRVGGHIRVVLLLKNVPAPVQRALEVLAAATGFAFMAFLTWSMTKFAFGAFMRGQVSTSSDTPLWFPQAVVTFGMLLLTLQFLARAIQAALGLPLEDHRMKASPVE
- a CDS encoding TRAP transporter substrate-binding protein, yielding MITRRTFTAGAASLLAATQISTRARAATTNWDMSTVWPDGNFHTQNAMAFAEEVKKQTGGAVNITVKAGGQLGFKGPEHLRAVRDGLVPLADVLNIQQVGDEPFMGVESIPFLAGSMDELKVLHKYVRPEYEKIAARNNQKILYIVPWPTQYLHLKAKVADVAGLKNIKIRVPDKNAVDMLNAVGMAAVMIPWGETIPALASGAVAGVSTSAVSGVDGKFWEFLKYIYPTNHVWSSQMLNVNLDSWKALTPEQQKTVADVAAKMEPTFWTNSLKADADSLSRLKDGGMEVVPVSEAMMTEIRTKTAPLMDAFVKRVPAAEQPVKAYLAEMKRG
- a CDS encoding hydantoinase/oxoprolinase family protein, translated to MLEGAEVRLAVDIGGTFTDIVLDIGAQRRTRKLLTTPTQPEQAVLDGTRLILADAKARISDIDVFIHGTTLATNAIIERRGAKTALIATDGFRDVLDIGTESRYDQYDLSIDKPKPLVPRSLRFTVPERVDAHGQVRLPLDEAAVRALGPQLCALNVASIAIAFLHAYANPEHERRAAEILGEEMPGVSITLSSAVCPEIREYERTSTAVANAYVQPLMDSYLARMEQALRIEQFRGAIYLVTSGGGVTSIATARRFPVRLVESGPAGGAIFAGQIAARLGERKVLSFDMGGTTAKICLIEDFEPESSRVFEVDRAARFLKGSGLPVRIPVIEMVEIGAGGGSIARIDAMKRVTVGPESASSEPGPACYGRGGQRPAVTDSDVALGMIDPDAFAGGTIKLDPELSKQALLRDIGAPLGLTAEMAAYAVHEVVCENMASAARVHAVERGAVIGQHTLIAFGGAAPLHAARVAEKIGVSRVVVPSNAGVGSAVGFLAAPISYELVRSRHARLDDFDTALVSGLLQEMADEARALVEPGAAGADVRERRAAFMRYVGQGHEIAVELPNRPLTADDLAALRSSFEAGYAALFERPIPGAAIEVLSWSVLATTDPLQPPIVTEVTRKPAGKAAGHRKFFDGRAGRILEIPLYRREEMAPGATIAGPAVIAEDETSTFISNSFDAHIDGAGSIVMERKAA